One window from the genome of Abyssisolibacter fermentans encodes:
- a CDS encoding DegV family protein: MAIKIVTDSTAYIEEEIIKDRDIEVVPLSYELDDEQFIEGYPGTYDDYFIKLSRSKNFAKTSQPAVGDFLEVFKKALNSNDEVIAILMSSKLSGTYNSALMAANMLETDKITVIDSLTTVAHLKTMVLTAKDMANQGYCREDIVHKVYDIKNHMGISVTVGSLEYLKRGGRLSVTKAALGKILNIKPVIKLEDGRLLLKKSLRGKSRALKYMIEQIPKDVCKICICHVMCKDKIMEIKDMLKNKFPNVEIDIDEIGPIIGSHLGPDSFGFCYTWR, translated from the coding sequence ATGGCAATAAAAATAGTTACTGATTCAACTGCATATATTGAAGAAGAGATAATAAAGGATAGAGATATAGAAGTAGTGCCACTTTCATATGAACTTGACGATGAACAATTTATAGAAGGTTATCCAGGAACATATGATGATTATTTTATAAAATTAAGTAGGAGTAAAAACTTTGCCAAAACTTCTCAACCAGCTGTGGGAGATTTTTTGGAAGTTTTTAAAAAAGCGTTAAATAGCAATGATGAAGTTATAGCAATTTTAATGTCTTCAAAATTAAGTGGCACATATAATAGTGCTTTGATGGCTGCAAATATGTTAGAAACTGACAAAATTACAGTTATTGATTCATTAACAACAGTTGCACATTTGAAAACAATGGTTTTGACTGCAAAAGATATGGCCAATCAAGGTTATTGTAGGGAAGATATTGTACATAAAGTTTATGATATTAAAAATCATATGGGAATTAGCGTTACGGTAGGCAGTCTTGAGTACTTAAAAAGAGGTGGTAGATTATCTGTGACAAAAGCTGCTTTAGGAAAAATACTTAATATAAAACCTGTAATTAAATTAGAAGATGGTAGATTGTTACTTAAAAAATCACTAAGGGGTAAAAGCAGGGCTCTTAAATATATGATAGAGCAAATTCCTAAAGATGTTTGTAAAATATGTATATGTCATGTTATGTGTAAGGATAAAATTATGGAAATAAAAGATATGCTAAAAAATAAGTTTCCTAATGTTGAAATAGATATAGATGAAATAGGTCCAATAATAGGCTCACATTTAGGACCAGATAGTTTTGGTTTTTGTTATACTTGGAGATAG
- a CDS encoding ABC transporter substrate-binding protein has protein sequence MNNKLKIIVLSIVMTIMLVNFSGCSGDDRVQLNVYNWGDYIDKTVLDDFEQEYNIAVNYEEFTTNEDMYIKLKQGGTNYDVAIPSDYMIEKMIKEDMLEKIDFNNITNYKEIDDKFKDLVFDPKNEYSVPYLWGTVGIVYNSEVIKEDIDSWDVLWDEKYKGQILMLDSSRDSIGIALKKLGYSFNSKNKDQLEQAKQELIKQRPLVLAYVIDEGKDKMLSGEASIGVFWSGDAMLLADENPNLKYVVPKEGSNLWFDSMIIPKGSKHKKEAELFINYMTGKDIAKKTADYIMYYTPNAETEKMLDIVYPTFEELKDCEIFRDPGDFVEQYDRIWTEVLAR, from the coding sequence ATGAATAACAAACTTAAAATTATTGTTTTAAGCATTGTGATGACAATTATGCTAGTAAATTTTAGCGGCTGCTCTGGAGATGACAGAGTACAATTAAATGTATACAACTGGGGAGATTATATTGACAAAACAGTACTTGATGATTTTGAACAAGAGTATAATATAGCTGTAAATTATGAAGAATTTACTACAAATGAAGATATGTATATAAAATTAAAGCAAGGTGGAACTAACTATGATGTAGCAATTCCATCTGACTATATGATAGAAAAAATGATAAAAGAAGATATGTTAGAAAAAATAGATTTTAATAATATAACTAATTATAAAGAGATAGATGATAAATTCAAAGATTTAGTTTTTGATCCTAAAAATGAATACTCTGTCCCATATTTATGGGGAACAGTAGGAATAGTTTATAATAGTGAAGTTATAAAAGAGGATATAGATAGTTGGGACGTGCTTTGGGATGAGAAATATAAAGGGCAAATATTAATGCTTGACAGCTCAAGAGACTCAATAGGTATTGCATTAAAAAAATTAGGATATTCATTTAATTCTAAAAACAAAGATCAACTAGAACAAGCTAAACAGGAGTTAATAAAACAAAGACCATTAGTTCTCGCTTATGTAATAGATGAGGGAAAAGACAAAATGTTAAGTGGTGAAGCTAGTATAGGAGTATTTTGGTCAGGAGACGCAATGTTACTAGCAGATGAAAATCCTAACTTAAAATATGTAGTACCTAAAGAAGGAAGCAACCTTTGGTTTGATAGTATGATAATACCTAAAGGAAGCAAGCATAAAAAAGAAGCAGAATTGTTTATTAATTATATGACTGGAAAAGATATTGCTAAAAAGACAGCAGATTATATTATGTATTACACACCAAATGCTGAAACTGAAAAAATGTTAGATATCGTGTATCCAACATTTGAAGAATTAAAAGATTGTGAAATATTTAGAGACCCAGGTGATTTCGTTGAGCAATATGATAGAATATGGACAGAAGTTTTAGCTCGATAA